In Glycine max cultivar Williams 82 chromosome 15, Glycine_max_v4.0, whole genome shotgun sequence, the DNA window tttcagatATATTAATACTCTTAACTAATTGtgaaatttattaatgaaatacttgctcatttttttttatgcaagtGTATGCATTTTTTAAGTCATTCTTTATTATGAGTTATGTCATTAAAcataattatcaattaaattattttattttatataaaaggcaAGTGGTAGTATATGATATATAACATATCCAAGATGTTTCCTAATTAATGACACGCTTTGGAAGATTGTGAATTGTGTATTGGCGAGATCTTTATTCCCTCCCTCCCAGGTTACTCATTCTGTTGTGGACCTTGTGATGGCCTagcgtaaaaaaagaaaaaaagaaaaaagattcacATTTCAGCTTCTACCGCGTTTGCTTATCGCTTTCGTTACGTCTTTACTCCCCTCACGAAGCTATTCATTCACATCTACAAATACCCGCCAAACTGAGCCCAAAACGACCAAcacaaacaagaaaaggaaTCATTAATTCTTTCCGTTCCAGTAGTAGCAGTTTAGTTTATTTCCTCAACTCAAACTAAAATGCCGAAAATGGGACTCAAAAACCTGTTCTTCTTCAAAACATCACCTTCGCCACCTTCCTCTTCTCCCACAAGAACCTTCTCCGATTCACTAATGGACCAAAACATCGAAACCGCTCGCGCCATCATTTCCAAATGGGAACTTATTTCCCCTTCTGACCAAGCCGCCCCTCTATTCAGCAACACACGCCAAGAAGCCAAACAGTACCTTAACGCTGTCATGAGCCTGCAGTCCACTATGCAGCACCTCGTCGCACTGGATTCCTCCTCCGACACCCTCATCCAAGCCCACTTCCTTATGCAACTCGCCATGAAGAGACTCCAGACCGAGTTCTATCGGATATTAACCCAAAACAGAGACAATCTCGATCCTGAATCTGTCGCCTCCACCGATCACCGGAGCAGCAGCGTCTCCGACGACGGCACCGATTTCTCCGACGACGAGTTCCGCTTTGCCGGTGACTCGGTCTCCACGGTTGCCATGGCGGACTTGAAAGCCATTGCGGAGTGTATGGTTTCCGCCGGCTACAGCAAAGAGTGCGTCAAGATTTACATCTTAATGAGAAAGTCCATGGTGGATGAGGCACTGTACCATTTCGGAGTGGAGAGGCTCACTTTCTCTCAGATTCAGAAGATGGACTGGGAGGTGCTCGAGTCGAAGATTAAGTCCTGGCTCAACGCTGTCAGGTTCGTCGTCCGCACTCTGTTTCACGGCGAGAAAACGCTCTGTGACTACGTCTTCGGTTCGCCGGAGAGGAAGATCGCGGAGTCATGTTTCGCCGCGGTTTGCAGAGAAGGAGCGGAGTCGCTGTTCGCATTCCCGGAAAAAGTTGCCAAGTGCAAGAAAACGCCGGAGAAAATGTTCAGGACGCTGGATTTGTACGAAGCGATCTCCGACAACCGGCAACAAATCGAGTCCATCTTCTCGTCGGAATCAACCTCCTGCATCAGATCTCAAGTCACTGTTTCTCGGGCGAGGCTCGGCGAGGCGGCACGGACGATGCTAATCAACTTCGAATCCGCGATTCAGAAGGAATCTTCTAAGATTCCCCTGCCTGGCGGCGGGATCCACCCGCTCACGCGCTACGTAATGAACTACATCGCGTTCCTCGCAGATTACGGCGACGCACTCGCCGAGATTGTCGCCGATTGGCCTCAAAATTCGTTGCCGGAGTCTTATTACCGCAGTCCGGATCGCGAGGGAAAGAATCGCTCATCGGAGATAGCTGAACGGATGGCGTGGCTGATATTAGTGCTCCTCTGCAAGCTCGACGGAAAAGCTGAACTCTACAAGGAGGTTGCACTCTCTTACCTGTTCCTGGCAAATAACATGCAATACGTCGTCGTAAAGGTCCGCAACTCAAACCTAGGGTTCATCCTCGGGGAGGATTGGTTGACGAAGCACGAACTGAAGGTGAAAGAGTACGTTTCCAAGTACGAGCACGTGGGATGGAACAAGGTTTTTCTGTCGCTGCCGGAAACTCCGACGGCGGAGCAAGCTAGGGCGATCTTGGAGTGTTTCGACGTCGCATTCCATGATGCGTGCAAGGCACAGTTTTCGTGGGTCGTACCCGACCCGAAACTGCGAGAGGAAATAAAAGCTTCAATAGCTTCGAAATTCGTTCCAAGTCATAGGGAACTCTTTGAGAAGTATCAGGTCGGGTCAGAAACCGTGTTCGGGCTTACACCCGATGATTTGGAGCATAGTCTTTCTGACATTTTATCGGGTAGCGTTTCGTCGTCGCATTCTCCTTCACCTCCACATCGCTTCAAACGCCCGTGAAGTTGAAGCACGCGCCGGCGAATGTAATGGGCCCCACATCTGTCGTTATTGTTTTTTTGGCTAATGGTAAAAGGCAAGAATGTGGCCCAGATAAgtgtaaaagattttttttgtgttgaatgACACCATGGGTGGTATAGTACCTGAAATCCTAGGTGTGCGTtgttcaaaatttttattttacaactttTTTGAGTTATAAATCAGTGAATAACCCgtcatgtataaaataatttcgcGGGAAAGATAAAGTATATCatgcttaaatatttttataatgttgTACAAAATATTCGTGTAACAAAATTAGTATaagaataaatttcaaataaataaaattatgaatttaaacgTTAAGAAAATACATGCAACATTACTATATACAATCGAAGTTAAAACGAGTTACATTATTATTGTATATGACTATATGTTTCAGTACCGATTTCAATAGTTTAGTTTTCCCTtgtaacatataaaaaaatcaaagttgaaaataaaTGGTGTTACTTAATTACCATAAGCCAGGACagtaaactatttatttatttaattttaaaactaagaTTAAAAgcttcaaattattaaaaagtatataatttcAAGTGGAATTTatctttcaattatttaaatgaaattttactcattaaaaaatttcatgattttgtttaaaactttttccaaacaataataaattcaattcatttaatttttgtgaaattttattacttttaaatttagatcatataaaactattttacattatatcatcattaaattattttttatgttaaaaaatagttattaactTTTTATCATCATTAAATACGTTTTCTCTCACTTTGtatctctctctttatatataaagtttTCTTGTGAACCTAGGAgataaggagagaaaaaaagaagctttttcccgaataaaaaatgacaaaaataattgtCTAATAATAgacacatgaaaaataataagaaggAAATGAAAAAGGGAAATAACATTAATCAATCAAGAGAATAAATGAACATAtacgaaatattttttatagaaagattaaaaaaatataacaaacactcttaaaaaaatattcattataatatattaatacttttattttaattttgccaTATTAGTGTAATCATtctatatgtaatttttaaaataattattatagaatCAATAatcttactatatatatataataagttattaTTTGATAATGTAAAGATatttatactattaatatattttaattaaaatattttgtaaagacATAAAGTAAAATTTGACTTAATTTATAGTTAGAGTAACCTTGAAATGAATGTAAGTATTTGTCTATTTGATATGTTGATTATGTTCACAATATTTATGCGCTCGTCAATTGGGCTAGTTAGGTATAAGTTGCATAAACATCTAGGACAATTAGAACACTATTAAATGCAATAATTGTTACGTATGTCGTCAGTGATGAATTGTtaattgttgtttttagaaGATGAATTGTTGTGCttgcattcttttttaaaaataacagcagaagtacctacaaaacaacacctaactatttttttctgtaaaaaaaaacttttctttttcaaaccaaAAGTATTCTTTAGAAACCTGTTAGGATCTTTATGAacaataaagttttattttcaaatatttaatacagcCACTTGAGACCACATTTAAGTTGGAACCCATGcctatccattttttttttttaatttcggcaacaaagttaaaaagaaatttccaagctaatcaaaatcaataatttatcgATAACTTGGGAAGCAAAACAACCTAGTTTTCATAGGAAAAACAGTTTTAAATTCtacactttattttaaaattcagtaTCCACTATTAAAGTAACATTTATATAGTTaaagaagataagaaaaatagaattataAGTGTAaagaacttatttttttattggtttttagccctatatatatatatatatatatatatattagaagaaaacatcattattcttcccaaaaataatattaataagatGATAAACTAATATGTTATATAGGTATGTCACCCGATGCATACCCCTAGCTAATTTATTTTGTGCCAATTTTTTTATAGGTTTGGATTTAAGAAATTACACTTTTGCAAATAAAAAACACTTGATATATTTTTAGGATGATTTGAGTGGTCGCAATTCCGATCTGATGTACGTAATATATTCTTtcaaaaagtataatattttaaacaattgaGTATGAATGATGCATTCTTTGGCTCAATGGATTGTgttttatataatatgatatcatatttatattaatattatttatcttgaaatatattatataatatatattaatagtaaTTGTATACTAGTAAtgctttaattatatattaatattaagacgtgttttaattttataaataaaagtcaGTACGGAACTTCCGgtgacttattttattttatgtgaacGTATAAATTAAACAAGTTTAATGTCAATACAATAACTAACAGTGTAAAACACAGTTTTAtagtattgttatttaattataaaatatttttaaattattttaaaataaacaaactcATCGGACATGATAAATTGTAATTGAAtgattatgtaaaatattttatataattaatgtataatttatttttctcaaaattaaatcaattaaaataccTAGCTCcagtcaaataaaattaataatcattaaaCTGCACCAATTTACCTAATTTATCcatttaattggtttatttgaatttatactAACCCTCCTACCGCAAATAATAGAGATTGTTAGGTACACCGATCCCTATTTTCCTGTTAAATTTCTGGAGCCGAAAGCAACGGAAGCATAGCAATGGTGCTCATTAATCACTCTGCAGACTTCAGAAATTCTAAACCAATTAACCAAGCTGTGGAAAAACTTCTGTGGAAGATCAATTACTCAAGATTAAAGTCCAGGAGGGGACAAGTCAGTAGTGTTGGCAATATTGATTAACTGATTAAatgtttcgattttttttttttttatagttttgtgGACATAAGGAAAGTGCCAAtttctccatctttttgttCCGTGTGATTTCTTCACCATTATTCGTTGGCCACCACAGATGgttaatcaattaatcatttaattgctaaattattgtgagttgttttaatttgttggtACATACAATTTCAATatcccaaaaagaaaaaaatcgaagaggaaaaaaaaaaaactgcactATCAACGTAAAATAGAGGTAAAGAGGAACCGCCAATTTCTCCATATACTTGTACGGTTTATTTGGTTCTTCTGTATTATTTAATCGTGATTATTCACTGGTCAGCATAGatggataattaattaatttataggaAGGCATAAAAATACAGTGCTTTTTAGATGGAAATACAACTCTCGCAATAAAAACTTTCTAATTATTGATTCCTTACAAAATTGATGTAAACGAAATGACTGGAAATATTAAACATTTGGCATATATTTAATTGAGTTTAAttacttgtttgatttttatatctttaagaTCTAGATCTGTACGTTTTAGTTATTATGTCTTAAAAACACTCATTTTAGACCACATGAATTACTGGTTTAAGTTTATCTATCAAAAAATTATCTGTTAGCGCAAAAGTTAgttattgaattataaatatttagctaaataatatattaaagtagttagaaaaggtaaaattacataaaggataaaaataataaaatcttatcttatatagaaaaatttaaaagaaaatctaataaatatttaaagataaaaagataataaatataaaatattagaaatgaaattttttaaaatactaattcaagttgtatttcaaaatcattaaaaatggCTAAAAGAACTTGTTTATCacagtgaaataaaattttcaatcaataaaataaactaaaaattaactgattatttaatctcatttaatttagtgattgttataaaaaaaactg includes these proteins:
- the LOC100801773 gene encoding exocyst complex component EXO70H1; translation: MPKMGLKNLFFFKTSPSPPSSSPTRTFSDSLMDQNIETARAIISKWELISPSDQAAPLFSNTRQEAKQYLNAVMSLQSTMQHLVALDSSSDTLIQAHFLMQLAMKRLQTEFYRILTQNRDNLDPESVASTDHRSSSVSDDGTDFSDDEFRFAGDSVSTVAMADLKAIAECMVSAGYSKECVKIYILMRKSMVDEALYHFGVERLTFSQIQKMDWEVLESKIKSWLNAVRFVVRTLFHGEKTLCDYVFGSPERKIAESCFAAVCREGAESLFAFPEKVAKCKKTPEKMFRTLDLYEAISDNRQQIESIFSSESTSCIRSQVTVSRARLGEAARTMLINFESAIQKESSKIPLPGGGIHPLTRYVMNYIAFLADYGDALAEIVADWPQNSLPESYYRSPDREGKNRSSEIAERMAWLILVLLCKLDGKAELYKEVALSYLFLANNMQYVVVKVRNSNLGFILGEDWLTKHELKVKEYVSKYEHVGWNKVFLSLPETPTAEQARAILECFDVAFHDACKAQFSWVVPDPKLREEIKASIASKFVPSHRELFEKYQVGSETVFGLTPDDLEHSLSDILSGSVSSSHSPSPPHRFKRP